One stretch of Cyanobacteriota bacterium DNA includes these proteins:
- the accD gene encoding acetyl-CoA carboxylase, carboxyltransferase subunit beta, producing MSLFDWFANRRKSGPISPDQQQREIADGLWTKCEACGVLTYTKDLKANQMVCLECGHHMRVYGEERIHQLIDADTWTPLNEHLQPTDPLNFRDRRAYTDRIREAQEKTQLLDAVHTGWGKLESLPVALGAMDFRFMGGSMGSVVGEKLTRLVEHATAHRLPLVIVCASGGARMQEGMLSLMQMAKISGALEIHRQERLLYIPVLTHPTTGGVTASFAMLGDIILAEPKATIGFAGRRVVEQTLREKLPDNFQTSEYLLEHGFVDVIVPRTHLKKTLAQLIKLHHPSPAL from the coding sequence ATGTCCCTGTTTGATTGGTTTGCAAATCGCCGTAAATCTGGCCCCATTAGCCCCGACCAACAACAACGGGAAATTGCTGACGGCTTGTGGACAAAGTGCGAAGCTTGCGGTGTTCTAACATATACAAAAGACCTGAAGGCAAATCAGATGGTTTGTCTGGAGTGTGGACATCACATGCGGGTGTATGGCGAAGAGCGAATTCATCAGCTTATCGATGCTGACACATGGACACCCCTCAACGAGCACTTGCAACCAACTGATCCCTTAAATTTTCGCGATCGCAGAGCTTATACGGATCGCATTCGTGAAGCTCAAGAAAAAACTCAATTGCTGGATGCCGTCCACACGGGCTGGGGTAAGCTAGAGAGCCTACCGGTAGCTTTGGGAGCCATGGATTTTCGCTTCATGGGTGGCAGCATGGGGTCTGTAGTGGGTGAAAAACTGACCCGTCTGGTGGAACATGCCACCGCTCATCGCCTACCCCTAGTAATCGTTTGTGCCTCAGGTGGTGCCAGAATGCAAGAAGGTATGTTGAGCCTGATGCAGATGGCCAAAATCTCTGGGGCGCTTGAAATTCATCGTCAAGAAAGGTTGCTCTACATTCCAGTGCTAACCCATCCCACCACAGGTGGTGTCACAGCTAGCTTTGCCATGTTAGGCGATATTATTCTGGCAGAACCAAAGGCCACGATCGGGTTCGCTGGTCGGCGCGTGGTCGAACAAACCCTGCGCGAAAAACTACCTGACAACTTCCAAACCTCAGAGTATTTACTGGAACATGGCTTTGTAGATGTGATTGTTCCGCGTACTCATCTCAAGAAAACTCTGGCGCAACTCATCAAGCTCCACCATCCGTCTCCAGCACTATAA